In Bradyrhizobium guangxiense, the following are encoded in one genomic region:
- the glsA gene encoding glutaminase A translates to MKPLSPLASAWTRSKPPLLRFLDNCLNEFSAETSGSVADYIPELSKADPAYFGISLATLDGHVYEVGDSRVPFTIQSMSKPFVFALALDLLGAGRVESAIGVEPSGDPFNSIRLNSENHPFNPMVNAGAIACTGLIYDNKGSDAFEQIRHALGRFAGRELDVDEAVYASESQTGDRNRAIGYLLKTNAVISDNVAGVLDVYFRQCAVLVTARDIAVMAATLANRGINPVTGEQVLSAYAISRTLSVMTSSGMYDYAGEWIYRIGIPAKSGVGGGILAALPARLGLGSYSPKLDKHGNSVRGIKVCEALSSHYDLHMLNRSDDARNAVIADYDIGKSPSRRLRRPQEREILAAHEQEVRIIELVGTLSLSAVDYVSRRLAGRPRPQFVIFDLHRVTSTTRAGARLAAEAFEELAALNVTVVLSGVRRASREWDSLREWTAELKNVRDFYLLDTAIEWAEDQIVYRYGGSIDFHETTELAEQPLLEGLNEGELTDLASICTIRTYQSGAKILATGDPADSLFFLRSGAVHVTLRDGIRLATLTAGMAFGEMALLEPTRSADVFADMAATAFEVALRDFERFRRQHPHASERIMRNLAKLLADRLIVANAKVDILTST, encoded by the coding sequence ATGAAACCGCTCTCGCCTCTCGCCTCCGCCTGGACCCGCTCGAAGCCGCCCTTGCTGCGGTTTCTGGACAATTGCCTCAATGAATTCTCTGCCGAAACCTCGGGCAGCGTTGCCGACTACATTCCGGAGCTGAGCAAGGCCGACCCAGCCTATTTCGGCATCAGCCTCGCAACCCTGGACGGCCATGTCTATGAAGTCGGCGACTCCAGGGTGCCCTTCACCATCCAGTCGATGTCGAAGCCGTTCGTGTTCGCGCTGGCGCTGGATCTGCTCGGCGCCGGCAGGGTCGAGAGCGCGATCGGCGTCGAGCCCTCGGGTGATCCCTTCAACTCGATCCGGCTGAATTCCGAGAACCACCCGTTCAATCCGATGGTCAATGCCGGCGCGATCGCCTGCACCGGGCTGATCTACGACAACAAGGGCTCCGATGCCTTCGAGCAGATCCGCCACGCACTCGGCCGTTTTGCCGGCCGCGAGCTCGATGTGGACGAGGCCGTCTACGCCTCGGAAAGCCAGACCGGCGACCGCAATCGCGCCATCGGCTATCTCCTGAAGACCAACGCGGTGATCTCGGACAACGTCGCCGGCGTGCTCGACGTCTATTTCAGGCAATGCGCCGTGCTGGTGACGGCGCGCGACATCGCGGTGATGGCGGCAACGCTCGCCAATCGCGGCATCAACCCGGTCACGGGCGAGCAGGTGCTGAGCGCGTACGCGATCTCGCGCACCCTCTCGGTGATGACCTCGTCGGGCATGTACGACTATGCCGGCGAATGGATCTACCGCATCGGCATCCCCGCCAAGAGCGGCGTCGGCGGTGGCATCCTGGCGGCGCTCCCTGCCCGCCTCGGGCTCGGCAGCTATTCGCCCAAGCTCGACAAGCACGGCAACAGCGTGCGCGGCATCAAGGTCTGCGAGGCGCTGTCCTCGCATTACGATCTGCACATGCTCAACCGCAGCGACGATGCCCGCAACGCCGTCATTGCCGACTACGACATCGGCAAGAGCCCGTCACGCCGCTTGCGACGGCCGCAGGAGCGGGAGATTTTGGCGGCGCATGAGCAGGAGGTGAGAATCATCGAGCTGGTCGGCACGCTGTCGCTCTCCGCCGTCGACTACGTCTCGCGCCGGCTCGCGGGCCGGCCCCGTCCGCAATTCGTGATCTTCGACCTCCACCGCGTGACCTCGACCACGCGCGCCGGGGCGCGGCTCGCGGCCGAAGCCTTCGAGGAGCTCGCCGCGCTGAATGTCACGGTGGTGCTGTCTGGCGTCAGGCGCGCATCCAGGGAGTGGGATTCCCTTCGGGAATGGACGGCCGAGCTGAAGAACGTCCGCGACTTCTATTTGCTCGACACCGCGATCGAATGGGCCGAAGACCAGATCGTCTACCGCTATGGCGGCTCGATCGACTTCCACGAGACCACCGAACTCGCCGAGCAGCCGCTGCTCGAGGGCCTCAATGAGGGCGAGCTGACGGATCTCGCCTCGATCTGCACCATCCGCACCTATCAATCCGGCGCCAAGATCCTCGCCACGGGCGATCCCGCCGATTCCCTGTTCTTCCTGCGCAGCGGCGCGGTGCACGTCACGCTTCGCGACGGCATCCGCCTGGCAACGCTGACCGCCGGCATGGCGTTCGGCGAGATGGCCCTGCTGGAGCCGACGCGCTCGGCCGATGTCTTCGCCGACATGGCCGCGACGGCGTTCGAGGTCGCGCTGAGAGATTTCGAACGATTCCGCCGACAGCATCCGCACGCCAGCGAGCGCATCATGCGCAACCTCGCAAAGCTGCTGGCAGACCGCCTGATCGTGGCCAATGCCAAGGTCGATATTCTGACGTCGACCTGA
- a CDS encoding TRAP transporter permease, producing the protein MSAASTSAAPQDEPKRVVFDDPHGPAGNMQEAEVTRVRALRGAWRWMLVAATAATILLCINQQFSLRFFVGYTQLNTEYFYLLIALMLPFTFLIFPGTERAPLDRIPWYDLVFFVVTFAAALMLMSNVRRAAEAGWEFGGAPNSVIAAGLVMWVMLMEALRRTGGWSLLFSVLPFTVYPLFAEAGWLGPFRGTQSTLEQATAYHVLSGESLLGIPIQAFADTVIGFLVFGTALMMTGAGKFFINLAFALCGTFRGGAAKVCIFASGLLGMMSGSIISNVLTAGTMTIPVMKKSGFRASYAGAIEACASTGAVLAPPVMGATAFVIAQFLNVSYADVAVAAIIPAVLYYVGLFMQVDAYAARHGLKGIPRAELPRIMDTIKDGWYYVFVIALLIVMLLYFKRESHAPFYATALLLVLNQLFSKDTRWTLATIGRFLEVNGRTFVELVGILAGCGLLIGAFSMTGVVSSLANDLLHIAGDNAFLLLGMCALTSLILGLGLTTTACYIFLAILVAPALEKLGLNRMAVHMFIFYWGMLSSIPPPVAIASFAAAGIAGSPAMKTGWESMWVGSIIYFLPFFFVLNPALVLQGPSPYLAGLGLMGLAAFGTLFICGGIQGYQPFVGDLRGTGSLEWPIRVLLVIGGFVVATPGGGIMPLSQMQVTLLGLAILLPTLLIALLLVRRQSLMPNGLRVP; encoded by the coding sequence ATGTCTGCTGCTTCCACCTCCGCCGCCCCGCAAGACGAGCCCAAGCGGGTCGTGTTCGACGACCCGCACGGTCCCGCCGGCAACATGCAGGAAGCGGAGGTCACGCGCGTGCGTGCGCTCCGCGGCGCCTGGCGCTGGATGCTGGTGGCCGCGACCGCGGCGACCATCCTGCTGTGCATCAACCAGCAATTCTCACTGCGCTTCTTCGTCGGCTACACCCAGCTCAACACGGAGTACTTCTATCTCCTGATCGCCTTGATGCTGCCGTTCACGTTCCTGATCTTTCCGGGCACGGAGCGCGCGCCGCTCGACCGCATCCCCTGGTATGACCTCGTCTTCTTCGTCGTGACCTTCGCGGCGGCGCTCATGCTGATGTCCAATGTGCGCAGGGCGGCGGAAGCCGGTTGGGAATTCGGCGGCGCGCCGAACAGCGTGATCGCCGCAGGCCTCGTGATGTGGGTGATGCTCATGGAAGCGCTGCGCCGCACCGGCGGCTGGAGCCTGCTCTTCAGCGTGCTGCCCTTCACCGTCTATCCGCTGTTCGCGGAGGCCGGCTGGTTAGGTCCGTTCCGCGGCACGCAATCGACGCTGGAGCAGGCGACTGCCTATCACGTGCTCTCCGGCGAGAGCCTGCTCGGCATTCCCATCCAGGCCTTCGCCGACACCGTGATCGGCTTTCTCGTGTTCGGCACCGCGCTGATGATGACCGGCGCCGGAAAGTTCTTCATCAATCTCGCCTTCGCGCTGTGCGGCACCTTCCGCGGCGGTGCTGCCAAGGTCTGCATCTTCGCCAGCGGCCTGCTTGGCATGATGTCGGGCTCGATCATCTCCAACGTGCTGACCGCCGGCACCATGACCATCCCCGTGATGAAGAAGAGCGGCTTCCGCGCCTCCTATGCCGGCGCGATCGAGGCCTGCGCTTCGACGGGGGCGGTGCTGGCGCCGCCGGTGATGGGCGCGACCGCCTTCGTGATCGCGCAATTCCTCAATGTCAGCTATGCCGACGTCGCCGTCGCCGCGATCATTCCGGCCGTGCTCTACTACGTCGGCCTCTTCATGCAGGTCGATGCCTATGCCGCGCGCCACGGGCTGAAGGGCATTCCGCGCGCCGAGCTGCCGCGCATCATGGATACGATCAAGGACGGCTGGTACTACGTCTTCGTCATCGCGCTTCTGATCGTGATGCTGCTCTACTTCAAGCGGGAGAGCCACGCGCCGTTCTATGCCACCGCGCTGCTGCTGGTGCTTAACCAATTGTTCTCCAAGGACACGCGCTGGACGCTTGCGACCATCGGCAGGTTCCTCGAGGTCAATGGCCGGACCTTCGTCGAGCTCGTCGGCATCCTCGCCGGTTGCGGCCTCTTGATCGGCGCATTCTCGATGACCGGCGTGGTCTCGAGCCTTGCCAACGACTTGCTGCACATTGCCGGCGACAATGCCTTCCTGCTGCTCGGCATGTGCGCCCTCACCAGCCTGATCCTCGGCCTCGGGCTGACGACGACGGCCTGCTACATCTTCCTCGCCATCCTGGTCGCGCCCGCGCTGGAAAAGCTCGGGCTCAATCGCATGGCGGTGCACATGTTCATCTTCTACTGGGGCATGCTGTCGTCGATCCCCCCGCCGGTCGCGATCGCCTCCTTCGCCGCCGCAGGCATCGCCGGCTCGCCGGCGATGAAGACCGGTTGGGAATCGATGTGGGTCGGCAGCATCATCTATTTTCTGCCGTTCTTCTTCGTGCTCAATCCGGCGCTGGTGCTGCAAGGACCAAGCCCGTATCTGGCCGGTCTCGGCCTGATGGGCCTCGCTGCGTTCGGCACGCTGTTCATCTGCGGCGGCATTCAGGGCTATCAACCCTTCGTCGGCGATCTCCGCGGCACAGGGAGCCTGGAATGGCCGATCCGCGTGCTGCTGGTGATCGGCGGCTTCGTGGTCGCGACACCCGGCGGCGGGATCATGCCGCTGTCACAGATGCAGGTCACGCTGCTCGGGCTCGCCATCCTGCTGCCCACGCTTTTGATCGCACTCTTGCTGGTGAGGCGGCAGTCGCTCATGCCGAACGGGTTGCGCGTACCCTGA
- a CDS encoding TAXI family TRAP transporter solute-binding subunit — protein sequence MLRGLLMLAPALVAGISFASTRYSFAEDIKLPATLTFTAYDTGTAGFNIAVGVGKMMKDKYSTDVRVLPAGNDVARLAPLRAKRAASAAMGSGTYFAQEGVFEFGSKEWGPQPLQILLSTVDCNCGSLGVAADTGVKELKDLKGKRVGFVVGSPALNQNSLAVLAFAGLTQKDVKAVEFASYGAMWKGLINNDVDAAFGTTITGPAKEAETSPRGLIWPPLPAKDKEGWARMQKVGSFFFPQVATCGAGISPEKPVELGNYPYPIFVAYASQPADQVYAITKAMIVNYDAYKDSAPGAGGLAADRQTKNWVVPVHPGAVKALKEAGQWSDAQEAHNTKLFKRQEVLATAWADYGKSNPPSDDKAFLDGWMKARAAALAKAGMPNGFEE from the coding sequence ATGCTTCGTGGGCTGCTCATGCTCGCGCCTGCCTTGGTGGCAGGTATTTCTTTTGCGTCTACACGCTACTCGTTCGCCGAAGACATCAAGCTGCCGGCGACTTTGACGTTCACCGCCTACGACACCGGCACCGCTGGCTTCAACATCGCGGTCGGCGTCGGCAAGATGATGAAGGACAAATACAGCACCGACGTGCGCGTGCTCCCCGCCGGCAACGACGTTGCGCGTCTCGCGCCGCTGCGCGCCAAGCGCGCGGCTTCCGCCGCAATGGGATCCGGCACCTATTTCGCGCAGGAAGGCGTGTTCGAGTTCGGCTCCAAGGAATGGGGCCCGCAGCCGCTCCAGATCCTGCTCTCGACCGTCGACTGCAATTGCGGTTCGCTTGGCGTCGCCGCCGACACCGGCGTGAAGGAGCTGAAAGACCTGAAGGGCAAGCGCGTCGGCTTCGTGGTCGGCTCGCCGGCGCTGAACCAGAACTCGCTCGCAGTGCTCGCCTTTGCCGGGCTGACGCAGAAGGACGTCAAGGCGGTGGAGTTCGCGAGCTACGGCGCGATGTGGAAAGGCCTGATCAACAACGACGTCGATGCCGCCTTCGGCACCACCATCACCGGCCCCGCCAAGGAGGCCGAGACCTCGCCGCGCGGCCTGATCTGGCCGCCGCTGCCCGCCAAGGACAAGGAGGGCTGGGCGCGGATGCAGAAGGTCGGCTCGTTTTTCTTCCCGCAGGTCGCCACCTGCGGCGCCGGCATCTCGCCGGAGAAGCCGGTCGAGCTCGGCAACTACCCCTACCCGATCTTCGTCGCCTACGCCTCGCAGCCGGCCGATCAGGTCTACGCGATCACCAAGGCGATGATCGTCAATTACGACGCGTATAAGGACTCCGCGCCCGGCGCCGGAGGTCTTGCTGCCGACCGCCAAACCAAGAACTGGGTGGTGCCCGTGCATCCCGGCGCCGTGAAGGCGCTGAAGGAAGCCGGACAATGGAGCGATGCGCAGGAGGCGCACAACACCAAACTGTTCAAGCGGCAAGAGGTGCTCGCCACGGCGTGGGCCGATTACGGCAAGTCCAATCCGCCGTCTGACGACAAGGCCTTCCTCGACGGCTGGATGAAGGCGCGCGCTGCGGCGCTCGCTAAGGCCGGCATGCCCAACGGGTTCGAGGAATAG
- a CDS encoding biotin/lipoyl-containing protein yields the protein MPEIKIVTEVAGRICATPVQVGGTVADGDDVVVVEAMKMEIPVPSPANGTITSLLVKLDDVVAEGQAIAIVAN from the coding sequence ATGCCAGAAATTAAGATCGTCACGGAGGTCGCGGGGCGCATCTGCGCAACTCCCGTGCAAGTTGGAGGAACCGTCGCGGATGGCGATGACGTTGTGGTGGTCGAAGCGATGAAGATGGAGATACCGGTCCCCTCGCCAGCGAACGGCACGATCACCTCGCTTCTCGTTAAGCTCGACGACGTCGTTGCCGAGGGACAGGCGATCGCAATCGTCGCGAACTGA
- a CDS encoding IclR family transcriptional regulator, whose product MGRRSERLSRQGMLAGDAGEGDVIQVVSRAFDVLRCFEGHEARLGNLEISNRCGLPRSTVSRLTHTLTRMGQLVYLPRDQKYRIGPSAVAMSATMMKGAQLRSMIRQRLQDVAEQLPGTVGFVVPDRFHLVYLLFARSATALGLHEGTGSRISMASTAAGAAYTAALAPEIGDAFIADMEREAPEAAKILKPRIEANRQMLRERGYVVACGLWSPHINGLAVPIWSPQYQTFVVITIGLLSAMYDEERLHAEVAPLMLELGRSLGSLVEGAEGDVFNNRISRKPVAIAVHNNNKPINSEGVNELEAGTRRARPARSLRAGDGRR is encoded by the coding sequence ATGGGACGACGATCGGAGCGGTTGAGTAGGCAAGGCATGCTCGCTGGCGATGCCGGTGAGGGAGATGTCATCCAGGTGGTCTCGCGCGCGTTCGACGTGTTGCGATGCTTCGAGGGTCACGAGGCAAGGCTCGGCAATCTCGAGATTTCAAATCGCTGCGGTCTGCCGCGCTCGACGGTGTCGCGGCTCACGCACACGCTGACGCGAATGGGTCAACTGGTGTACCTGCCGCGCGATCAAAAGTATCGCATCGGCCCGAGCGCGGTGGCGATGAGCGCCACGATGATGAAGGGCGCGCAGCTGCGCAGCATGATCCGCCAGCGGCTGCAGGACGTCGCCGAGCAATTGCCCGGAACGGTCGGCTTCGTCGTTCCGGATCGCTTCCATCTCGTCTATCTCTTGTTCGCGCGCTCGGCGACCGCACTCGGCCTGCACGAGGGCACCGGCAGCCGCATCTCGATGGCCTCGACCGCCGCGGGCGCGGCCTACACCGCGGCGCTGGCGCCTGAGATCGGCGATGCCTTCATCGCGGACATGGAGCGGGAAGCTCCTGAAGCCGCGAAGATCCTGAAGCCCCGCATCGAAGCCAACAGGCAGATGTTGCGCGAGCGCGGCTATGTCGTGGCCTGCGGCCTGTGGAGCCCGCACATCAACGGTCTCGCGGTGCCGATCTGGTCGCCGCAATATCAGACCTTCGTGGTCATCACGATCGGCCTCCTGTCCGCGATGTACGACGAGGAGCGGCTGCATGCCGAAGTCGCGCCGCTGATGCTGGAGCTCGGCCGCTCGCTCGGCAGCCTGGTCGAGGGCGCGGAAGGCGACGTCTTCAACAACCGCATCTCGCGTAAACCGGTCGCGATCGCCGTCCATAACAATAACAAGCCGATCAATTCGGAGGGAGTGAATGAACTGGAAGCCGGAACTCGACGAGCTCGCCCGGCGCGAAGCCTTCGCGCGGGAGATGGGCGGCGTTGA
- a CDS encoding acyl-CoA carboxylase subunit beta, translating to MNWKPELDELARREAFAREMGGVEKVKRQHDQGRLTVRERIDKLIDKGSFHEIGAVSGIGEYDSSGDLKKLTPANCVFGRARVDGRTVVVVGDDFTVRGGSADASISAKPLMAEEMAHDFRLPIVRIIEGSGGGGSVKTIETKGAANLPGGIGGTRWYRFTTENLSRVPVVALGLGSVAGLGAARLAASHYSIMTRKSAMFVAGPPVVKALGQDLSKEELGGADIQTRAGAIDHAVDTEEEAFACARRFLSYLPSSVYELPPTLPCTDNPERGDEALMNAVPRNRKQVYKVRPIIESVVDRGSFFEVAKNYGKPIIVGLARLEGRAVMVLASDSFHYGGSWTADACQKVVRWVDFAETFHLPIVYLMDCPGFMIGLDAEKAATIRHGVRVMAAVNQTTVPWCTVILRNAFGVAGVVHQPADRFSIRYAWPSAYWGSLPLEGGIEAAYRADIDAAEDKAAKLEEIQERLNKLRSPFRSAEKFWVEEIIDPRKTRSLLCEFARLAEPLRKVGPPENMTIRP from the coding sequence ATGAACTGGAAGCCGGAACTCGACGAGCTCGCCCGGCGCGAAGCCTTCGCGCGGGAGATGGGCGGCGTTGAAAAGGTCAAGCGACAGCATGACCAGGGCCGACTGACTGTTCGGGAGCGTATCGACAAGCTGATCGACAAAGGCAGCTTTCACGAGATCGGTGCCGTCTCCGGCATCGGCGAGTACGATTCCAGCGGCGATCTGAAGAAGCTGACGCCGGCGAACTGTGTGTTCGGCCGCGCGCGCGTCGATGGCCGCACGGTGGTCGTGGTCGGTGACGATTTCACGGTGCGCGGCGGCTCGGCGGATGCGTCGATCTCGGCAAAGCCGCTGATGGCCGAGGAGATGGCGCACGACTTTCGTCTGCCCATCGTCCGCATCATCGAAGGCTCTGGCGGCGGCGGCTCGGTCAAGACCATCGAGACCAAGGGTGCGGCCAACCTGCCGGGCGGCATCGGCGGCACGCGCTGGTATCGCTTCACGACGGAGAACCTGTCGCGTGTGCCGGTGGTCGCGCTCGGCCTCGGCTCGGTGGCGGGCCTCGGTGCCGCGCGCCTTGCCGCCAGCCACTATTCCATCATGACCAGGAAGTCGGCGATGTTTGTCGCGGGACCGCCGGTGGTGAAGGCGCTGGGACAGGACCTTTCGAAGGAGGAGCTCGGCGGCGCCGACATCCAGACCCGCGCCGGCGCGATCGATCATGCCGTCGACACCGAGGAAGAGGCGTTCGCCTGCGCGCGGCGTTTCCTGTCCTATCTGCCGTCGTCAGTGTACGAGCTGCCGCCGACCTTGCCCTGCACCGACAATCCGGAGCGCGGCGACGAGGCGCTGATGAACGCGGTGCCGCGCAACCGCAAGCAGGTCTACAAGGTGCGCCCCATCATCGAGTCCGTGGTCGACAGGGGCTCGTTCTTCGAGGTTGCCAAGAATTACGGCAAGCCCATTATCGTCGGCCTGGCCCGGCTCGAGGGCAGGGCGGTGATGGTGCTCGCCAGCGACAGCTTCCACTATGGCGGCTCCTGGACGGCGGACGCCTGCCAGAAGGTGGTGCGCTGGGTCGATTTTGCCGAGACGTTCCACCTGCCGATCGTCTACCTGATGGACTGCCCCGGCTTCATGATCGGTCTCGATGCCGAGAAGGCGGCGACCATCCGCCACGGCGTGCGCGTCATGGCCGCAGTCAACCAGACCACGGTGCCGTGGTGCACCGTGATCCTGCGCAACGCCTTCGGCGTTGCCGGCGTCGTGCACCAGCCGGCCGACCGCTTCTCGATCCGCTACGCCTGGCCGTCGGCCTATTGGGGCTCGCTGCCGCTCGAAGGCGGCATCGAGGCCGCCTACCGCGCCGACATCGACGCGGCCGAGGACAAGGCGGCCAAGCTGGAGGAGATCCAGGAGCGCCTGAACAAGCTGCGCTCGCCGTTCCGCTCGGCCGAAAAATTCTGGGTCGAGGAGATCATCGATCCCCGCAAGACGCGCTCGCTGCTGTGCGAGTTCGCCCGTCTCGCCGAGCCATTGCGCAAGGTGGGGCCGCCGGAGAACATGACGATCAGGCCCTGA